The Terriglobales bacterium nucleotide sequence CTGCCCCTGGAGGTGCAGGAACGCATGGCCTGGGCCAAAGAGGAATGCGCCCCCTGCACCGGCATGGTGCTGACCCTGGCGCTGAACTACGGTTCGCGCGATGAGATCGTGGACGCCATGAACTCGGTGGTGCAGGCCGCGCTCAGCAATGGCGGGCTCGATCACCTGACCATCGACGAAGACGCCATCCAGCAGCACCTTTACACCCGCCATCTCCCCGACCCTGACCTC carries:
- the uppS gene encoding polyprenyl diphosphate synthase, whose protein sequence is LPLEVQERMAWAKEECAPCTGMVLTLALNYGSRDEIVDAMNSVVQAALSNGGLDHLTIDEDAIQQHLYTRHLPDPDLLVRTSGEMRLSNFLLWQAAYAEIYVTPILWPDFRGRHLLEAIAEYQKRERRYGGLIESATSSH